The Blastocatellia bacterium nucleotide sequence CGAACCGCTTCCCCGATGACCCGCGTTTATGATCGAGTCGCCGGTTGGTACGGGGGATGAGGGATGGCCGCACCGACCGCTGGCGCGCGCCGGACCGTCCGATAGACCAGGAATGTGGCCATGAGAACCGGGATGACGCCCGCCACAATGAAGATGAGATCCGCCGGCAGCCGGAGCCATTCGATCAGGCGCATGATCGGCTGATTGAGAAACGCCGGGCTGCGGGCGTGCCAGTAACCGTTCTCCAGCACATCGAGAAGCTGCAGCACGCCTCCCGGGAAGAGGTTCAGCAGCACCATCAGCGCCAGTCCCACATTCAATCCCCAGAACGAAAGCCGGATGTATTTTTCCGGGCGCACCCACTCATCGTCGGTCACGACCTGACGAAGCGAGAAAGTGAGAAGCGCCATCGCCAACATTCCAAAGACCCCCATCATCGCGGCATGACCGTGATTCGGCGTCAGGATCGTGCCGACTTCAAAATAGCTCACGATGGGCAAATTGATGAGGAAGCCGAAGACACCGGCGCCGACGAAGTTCCAGAAGCCGACGGCCATGAGGAAGTAAAACGTCCATTTGTGCGGCACCGACACCGATTGGCCGCAAACGTCGCAACGGCCTCGCGTCAGCTTGATGAAGTCCCAGGCATCGAGCGTCAACAGCGTCAACGGAACGACCTCCATCGCCGAAAAGATCGCTCCCAGAGCCATGGTGATGTGTGTTTGCCCTGTCCAGTACCAATGATGGCCCGTGCCGATGATGCCGCTGCCCAGGTAGAGAATGGCATCGAGGTAGACCACGCGCGTCGCCGTCAGATGAGTGACGATGCCAAGTTTGTAAAAAATCATCGCTACCATCACCGTCACGAACAACTCAAAGAAGCCTTCAACCCACAGGTGAATGATCCAGAACCGCCAGGTATCCACGATCGTGTAATGGCTCGTGGAGGTGAAAAACATCGCCGGAAGGTAAAAAAGCGGAATAGCCGTTGCCGCATAGAGGAAGAGCGAGGAGATTTCTCGCTGCTCGACATCCTCGCGGGCCGGTCTCACGGCGCGAAAGAGAAGGACCAACCACATCACGAGGCCGACGGCGAGCAACACCTGCCACGCGCGACCGAGATCGAGATACTCCCAGCCCTGATGTCCCAGCCAGAACCAGAGATCACCCAGCCTGCGATTGATGCCGAGGTACTCGCCCAGCAGACTGCCGCCAGCCACGATCAACAACGCGATGAACAGGAGATTCACGCCCCGCGCCTGGCCGCCCGGTTCGCGTCCACCGATGGCCGGAGCGAGAAAGAGCCCTCCGGCTATGTAAGCGGTCGCAATCCAGAAAATGGCCAGTTGCAGGTGCCACGTCCGCATGATATTGCTCGGGAAGAGGCGCGAGAGATCAATCCCGTAAAAGCTTCCCGGATCGGCCCGATAATGCGCCGTCGCGCCGCCGACGAGCACCTGAGCGAGAAAGAGCAGCGCGACGACGACGAAGTACTTGATCACGGCGCGTTGACTTTCAGTCGTCTGCCCCGGCAGAATGCGCGGGTGAACGTGGTCGCTCGCTCCCTTCCATCCCAAGTAGTCGAACTTTCCGAAGGCAAAGAGGACCGCCGCGATCCCCGCGAGAAGTGCGATCAAACTCAACGCGCTCCAGAGCACCGCACCACTTGTGGGCGTATTGCCCACCAGCGGATCGTAGGGGAAGTTGTTCGTGTAAGAATATGATCGCCCGGGACGACGCGCCACCGATGCCCAGGCCGTCCAGGCGAAGAACGCCGTCAGTTGTTCGATCTCCCGGGGATCGCTGATGAGTTTGGGAGCGAGCCCCCCGCTGCGCGTCGGCTGGGAGAAGTAATTAGTCCAGCGCGCCACCTGAGTGCGAAAGGAAGCGACTTCGGCTTCAGTCCACCTCAACGTGCGCGTTTTCGGATCGTAGCGATTCTCCTTGAGAAGCTGTTCGACCTCCGCCGTGATGTGACTTCGTTCGGACGAGTTCAACTCATCCCATGCGCGCCCGTATCTCTCATGGGCGAGCCTCTGGCGGACATCCACGGCAAGCGCATGGAGGTACTCGGCGGAAAAATCGGGGCCGAGATAAGCCCCGTGCCCCCAGATGCTGCCGTTTTCCATCAGCCCGTACTTGAGGAAGACCTGCTGACCCGCCCGAATATCATCGCCCGTGACAATAGTTTCGCCTGTCGGTCCCACGACCCGGTCGGGAATGGGCGGCGCGTCACTATAGCTTTTGACGGCCAGCCAGATCAGAACCGTAAATCCACCAACGAGGATGAGAATCACCGCATGTCGCCACCAAGGTGAAAGGGTTGCGGCCGATTGGTGTTGGCCTGTCATAGCTCATCACCTCCCTTGCCACAGATTTGCGCTGATGTCATTGCTTCCGTGAGAATCGGTCAACTCCGTGGCTCTTTTTTTGAGGGCGAGAGGTCCCAGGGATCGAAGAGGATGGCGCGGGAGCGCGGCTCGCGAGCGTCGCCGATGATGCCCCGAAGCCCCTGCCCGACGGTCTGCTTCACTGCCTCATCGGCCAGACTCTCATAGAGCGGAAACAGCTCGTCCTCCTCGCGCCGGATGTGTTTCTCCAGACGATCAGCGAATTCGCCGAGGAGCCTCCGCCGCTCATCGTCGGATGCGTCCCCCATCTGCTCAACGAGATGGCGCAAAAGGCGGTGTTCGCCGCGAAGCTCTCCGGTGAGCGCCGTCCACTGCGGGATCTCCCTGAAAGCCGGAAACAGGACGTCCTCTTCGGCGCGAAAATGGTCCTGTAAATCGCCCGTGAAAAACGCCTGAACGTCGGAGACGCGACGAGCCACCCACTCCGCCGA carries:
- a CDS encoding nitric-oxide reductase large subunit, producing the protein MTGQHQSAATLSPWWRHAVILILVGGFTVLIWLAVKSYSDAPPIPDRVVGPTGETIVTGDDIRAGQQVFLKYGLMENGSIWGHGAYLGPDFSAEYLHALAVDVRQRLAHERYGRAWDELNSSERSHITAEVEQLLKENRYDPKTRTLRWTEAEVASFRTQVARWTNYFSQPTRSGGLAPKLISDPREIEQLTAFFAWTAWASVARRPGRSYSYTNNFPYDPLVGNTPTSGAVLWSALSLIALLAGIAAVLFAFGKFDYLGWKGASDHVHPRILPGQTTESQRAVIKYFVVVALLFLAQVLVGGATAHYRADPGSFYGIDLSRLFPSNIMRTWHLQLAIFWIATAYIAGGLFLAPAIGGREPGGQARGVNLLFIALLIVAGGSLLGEYLGINRRLGDLWFWLGHQGWEYLDLGRAWQVLLAVGLVMWLVLLFRAVRPAREDVEQREISSLFLYAATAIPLFYLPAMFFTSTSHYTIVDTWRFWIIHLWVEGFFELFVTVMVAMIFYKLGIVTHLTATRVVYLDAILYLGSGIIGTGHHWYWTGQTHITMALGAIFSAMEVVPLTLLTLDAWDFIKLTRGRCDVCGQSVSVPHKWTFYFLMAVGFWNFVGAGVFGFLINLPIVSYFEVGTILTPNHGHAAMMGVFGMLAMALLTFSLRQVVTDDEWVRPEKYIRLSFWGLNVGLALMVLLNLFPGGVLQLLDVLENGYWHARSPAFLNQPIMRLIEWLRLPADLIFIVAGVIPVLMATFLVYRTVRRAPAVGAAIPHPPYQPATRS
- a CDS encoding hemerythrin domain-containing protein, whose product is MARRDESIIPLSREHQYGLLLSLKLRRGLARSERSAEWVARRVSDVQAFFTGDLQDHFRAEEDVLFPAFREIPQWTALTGELRGEHRLLRHLVEQMGDASDDERRRLLGEFADRLEKHIRREEDELFPLYESLADEAVKQTVGQGLRGIIGDAREPRSRAILFDPWDLSPSKKEPRS